Proteins from a genomic interval of Providencia stuartii:
- a CDS encoding GNAT family N-acetyltransferase, with protein MTTNTTTHTIRLIEQKDNAGIAAVIREVSAEHGLTADKGFAVADPILDTLYEVYSKPRSAYWVVEMDGKIVGGGGISQLAGGDNETAELQKMYLSSVLRGKGVAKQIVLMSLEFAKAQGYTRCYLETTADLQAAIKLYEKLGFEFIDEPLGNTGHSDCEIRMLKAL; from the coding sequence ATGACAACAAATACAACAACCCACACGATCCGTTTAATTGAACAAAAAGATAATGCAGGTATTGCTGCCGTTATTCGTGAAGTTTCAGCAGAGCATGGTTTAACCGCCGATAAAGGCTTTGCAGTTGCGGATCCTATTTTAGATACACTGTATGAAGTTTATAGCAAACCCCGCAGTGCATACTGGGTGGTTGAGATGGACGGTAAAATTGTCGGTGGTGGTGGTATATCACAACTGGCCGGTGGTGATAATGAAACTGCCGAACTACAAAAAATGTACCTATCCTCTGTACTAAGAGGCAAGGGAGTGGCAAAGCAGATTGTATTAATGTCATTAGAGTTTGCTAAAGCACAAGGCTATACACGCTGTTATCTTGAAACAACAGCAGACTTACAAGCCGCTATTAAACTGTATGAGAAATTAGGCTTTGAGTTTATTGATGAGCCACTTGGAAATACAGGCCACAGCGATTGTGAAATTCGGATGTTAAAAGCGTTGTAA
- a CDS encoding MerR family transcriptional regulator, with protein MKIGEVSKLFNIPRETIRFYEKEGLIIPPNRNDNNYRSYSEKHIQRLRFIKNCRSLNMSHREIKTLLDLVDNNSDDCQLVEAVINTHLLNVRKNIEKLTHLERELVILQDHSDEIDSRHKCGIIKNLLSKKR; from the coding sequence ATGAAAATAGGTGAAGTATCAAAACTATTTAATATTCCAAGAGAGACGATTCGTTTCTATGAAAAAGAGGGATTGATTATTCCTCCTAATAGAAATGACAATAACTATCGAAGCTATAGTGAAAAGCATATTCAACGACTCAGGTTTATAAAGAATTGCCGTAGTCTTAATATGTCTCATCGTGAAATAAAAACATTATTAGATTTGGTTGATAATAATAGTGATGATTGCCAATTAGTTGAAGCCGTGATCAATACTCATTTACTGAATGTTCGAAAGAATATTGAGAAACTCACTCATTTAGAGCGAGAGCTGGTTATTTTACAAGATCACAGTGATGAAATAGATTCTCGGCATAAATGTGGAATAATAAAAAACTTATTATCGAAAAAGCGTTAA
- a CDS encoding helix-turn-helix domain-containing protein — MSHHTIRENVIQDILLWIDMNVDKPLQIEEISNRAGYSKWYFQRVFKNTVGVSLGQYLLIRRLLRVSTDLKETNDKIIDIAFRYGFDGQQGLTRAFKRKLKVTPGKYRKETMLRYHTSY, encoded by the coding sequence ATGAGCCATCACACCATTAGAGAAAATGTAATACAAGATATTCTTTTGTGGATCGATATGAATGTGGATAAGCCATTACAAATAGAAGAAATCTCTAACCGTGCAGGCTATTCAAAGTGGTATTTTCAACGTGTTTTTAAAAATACGGTTGGTGTAAGTTTAGGACAGTATCTGTTAATCAGGAGGTTACTAAGAGTCTCCACGGATTTGAAAGAAACCAACGATAAGATTATTGATATCGCTTTCAGGTATGGCTTTGATGGTCAACAAGGGCTAACAAGAGCCTTTAAACGAAAGCTAAAAGTGACGCCTGGCAAATATAGGAAAGAAACGATGCTAAGATATCATACATCTTATTAA
- a CDS encoding DUF1471 domain-containing protein, translating to MMKKITFLLALSLLSYQSLASSDTSNTQPVLPHITETNASEEPDKKILFSMTFIGDASLSSIEKQAQEMAKKRGASHYKIIGASGENQLRGHVTFYQ from the coding sequence ATGATGAAGAAAATAACATTTTTATTGGCTTTAAGTTTATTAAGTTATCAAAGCTTAGCATCAAGTGATACGTCGAATACTCAACCTGTATTACCTCACATCACGGAAACCAACGCTTCAGAAGAACCTGATAAAAAAATTTTGTTTTCAATGACTTTTATTGGTGATGCGAGTTTGTCATCAATCGAAAAACAGGCACAGGAGATGGCTAAAAAACGAGGAGCAAGTCACTATAAAATTATTGGAGCAAGTGGCGAAAATCAACTTAGAGGTCATGTGACATTTTATCAATAA
- a CDS encoding efflux RND transporter periplasmic adaptor subunit, whose product MIKMKIGIYAAFIVAMSISDLAIAQETNNDNKSAAANSAMLPKVPVAEVIQRHIIPSAEFTGYLASPKTVDVRPRVGGRINSVDIPEGQRVKKGDLLFQIDPQPFQIALLEAEGKLSQAEALAAQANRNYQRLKGLINKGAVSRKDYDDALAILTANNAQVKSAKAAVASAKLNLSYTKIHSPIAGRVDRALITEGNLVTGGETNEATRLTTVVSIDPIYAYFDIDEATFHKLTDLYSSSIKNTDVSLPPVTITLPNNKSTPYIGNLNFIGNQIERTTGTVKVRAVIDNKDGKLIPGAFIRAQLPIGEKSPSILIDDQAIGSNQGQNYVLVLDKNNKAEYRPVELGAMVDGLRVINHGLVAGEKIIIKGLVRPGMEVAPVPMQSTPAAETTPSTTNNKQTTANKVEEKQ is encoded by the coding sequence ATGATAAAAATGAAAATCGGAATATATGCTGCATTTATTGTAGCGATGAGTATAAGCGACCTAGCTATCGCACAAGAGACAAATAATGATAATAAATCAGCAGCCGCGAATTCTGCTATGCTGCCTAAAGTTCCTGTCGCGGAAGTTATTCAACGACACATTATCCCTTCTGCTGAATTTACTGGTTATCTCGCCTCCCCAAAAACCGTTGATGTTCGCCCCCGCGTTGGCGGACGTATTAATTCAGTCGACATACCTGAAGGGCAACGGGTTAAAAAAGGAGATTTACTCTTTCAAATCGACCCCCAACCTTTTCAAATAGCGCTACTTGAAGCGGAGGGGAAATTAAGCCAAGCAGAGGCTTTAGCCGCGCAAGCCAATCGAAATTACCAACGCCTTAAAGGGTTGATTAATAAAGGCGCGGTTTCCCGTAAAGATTATGACGACGCACTTGCTATACTCACCGCAAATAACGCACAAGTGAAATCAGCCAAAGCCGCTGTAGCATCCGCTAAATTAAATTTATCCTATACCAAAATTCACTCGCCCATTGCAGGTCGAGTTGATAGAGCGTTAATAACGGAAGGCAATTTAGTGACTGGTGGCGAAACAAATGAAGCCACGCGCTTAACGACGGTTGTGTCTATTGATCCAATATATGCTTATTTTGATATTGATGAAGCTACCTTCCATAAATTAACAGATTTATATTCATCGTCGATAAAAAATACCGACGTATCCTTGCCTCCCGTGACCATAACATTACCAAATAACAAGAGTACACCCTATATTGGCAATCTTAATTTTATTGGCAACCAAATCGAACGAACGACCGGCACGGTGAAAGTTAGAGCAGTTATCGATAATAAAGATGGCAAGCTGATCCCCGGTGCATTTATTCGTGCACAACTGCCTATTGGAGAAAAAAGTCCTTCTATTTTAATTGATGACCAAGCCATAGGTTCTAATCAAGGCCAAAACTATGTCTTAGTTCTCGATAAAAATAATAAAGCAGAATACCGCCCTGTCGAATTAGGTGCCATGGTTGATGGTCTCAGAGTCATTAATCACGGTTTAGTTGCGGGTGAGAAAATTATTATTAAAGGTTTGGTCAGACCGGGGATGGAAGTCGCACCTGTACCTATGCAATCCACACCAGCAGCAGAAACAACACCATCAACGACAAATAACAAACAGACCACAGCCAATAAAGTTGAGGAGAAACAATAA
- a CDS encoding efflux RND transporter permease subunit, whose translation MKFPHFFIQRPIFAMVLSIFILIAGILSFYKLPLSEYPSVTPPTVQVIASYPGATPKVIADTVASPIEQAVNGVEGMLYMSSQMSTDGKMVLTISFRQDVDPDIAQIQVQNLVSRVIPRLPQEVQQIGVTTEKTSPDVLMVVHMYSPNNVYDPLFVSNYALLNVRDEIARLPGVSSALVWGEGEYAMRAWIDPTKIAALGLTANDIVAAIQEQNVQVATGSIGQQPNSTSSFQISINALGRLTTEEQFGNIIIHSGKDGQATYLRDVARLELGADNYSLRSLLNGQNAVGLQIVMSPGANALEVAESVRETMARLQTNFIDGIDYKIAYDPTIFVSASLKSVAITLLEATVLVVLVVVLFLQSWRASIIPLVAVPVSLIGTFAFMYLFGFSLNTLSLFGLVISIGIVVDDAIVVVENVERHISDGLTPKEAAFKAMDEVTGPILAITSVLAAVFIPTAFLSGLQGEFYRQFSLTIVISTIISAINSLTLSPALSAILLKPQGKNVKADWLTRVINVIFSRLFAKFNVFFNTLSNKYVQIVRRCIRGSLIIFVLYLGFVGLTALGFKVVPNGFVPAQDKYYLIGVAQLPPGSSLDRTEEVVKEMSRLALMEPGVENVVAFPGLSVNGPVNLPNSALMFAMLKPFDERTDPSLSANAIADRLMKKFSQIPDGFVGIFPPPPVPGLGSMGGFKVQIEDRADLGFEALAQVQEQVLMKAMQAPELTGMMASFQTNSPQIDVDIDREKAKSQGVTLTDIFDALQINLGSLYVNDFNRFGRTYRVIVQADTPFRMDPKDIELINVRNQHGEMIPLSALVTITRTNGPDRVIHYNGYPSVDITGNAAPGYTSGQATDAMEKILRETLPEGMDFEWTDLTYQEQLAGNSALYIFPLAVLFAFLILAAQYNSWSLPFSVLLIAPMALLSAMTGVWLLGGDNNIFTQIAFIVLVGLAAKNAILIVEFAIAQEKQEKDPLTAVLEASHLRLRPILMTSFAFIAGVIPLVLATGAGSEMRQAVGIAVFFGMLGVTFFGLLLTPVFYMAIRKLTSKKSA comes from the coding sequence ATGAAGTTTCCCCATTTCTTTATACAGCGCCCTATTTTCGCTATGGTGCTATCAATATTTATATTAATAGCGGGGATATTAAGTTTTTATAAACTGCCGCTTAGCGAATATCCGTCGGTAACGCCACCGACAGTTCAAGTTATTGCGAGTTATCCCGGGGCAACACCCAAAGTGATTGCGGATACGGTGGCTTCTCCCATCGAGCAAGCGGTCAATGGCGTCGAAGGCATGCTCTATATGAGTTCGCAGATGTCAACTGATGGAAAAATGGTCCTCACCATCTCTTTTAGGCAAGATGTGGATCCTGATATCGCCCAGATCCAAGTGCAAAACTTAGTATCACGGGTTATCCCTCGCTTACCTCAAGAAGTACAGCAAATTGGTGTCACCACAGAAAAAACGTCTCCTGATGTGTTAATGGTTGTTCATATGTATTCGCCGAATAATGTTTACGACCCTCTGTTTGTGTCTAACTATGCGTTACTGAATGTACGTGATGAAATCGCAAGGTTACCCGGTGTTTCCAGTGCGTTAGTGTGGGGAGAAGGTGAATATGCGATGCGAGCATGGATTGATCCAACCAAAATAGCCGCCTTAGGATTAACTGCAAATGATATTGTTGCGGCTATCCAAGAACAAAATGTCCAAGTCGCCACAGGTTCTATTGGACAACAACCCAATTCAACATCATCGTTTCAAATCAGTATAAATGCACTTGGTCGACTCACAACTGAGGAGCAATTCGGTAATATTATTATTCATTCCGGAAAAGATGGGCAGGCAACTTATTTAAGAGATGTCGCTAGATTGGAGCTAGGCGCTGATAATTATTCACTTCGTAGCTTACTAAATGGGCAAAATGCCGTCGGACTACAAATTGTCATGAGTCCGGGCGCGAATGCATTAGAAGTCGCCGAATCCGTCAGAGAAACCATGGCCCGTTTGCAAACTAACTTTATCGACGGAATCGATTACAAAATTGCCTATGATCCCACCATATTTGTGAGCGCATCTTTAAAGTCTGTTGCCATCACGCTGCTTGAAGCAACCGTATTAGTGGTACTGGTTGTGGTTTTATTTTTACAAAGCTGGCGTGCCTCTATTATTCCATTGGTAGCAGTACCAGTATCTTTAATTGGCACATTTGCCTTTATGTATCTCTTTGGTTTTTCACTCAATACGTTATCGTTATTTGGTTTAGTTATTTCCATAGGAATCGTTGTCGATGACGCAATTGTCGTGGTTGAAAACGTTGAAAGGCACATCTCGGATGGCTTAACCCCAAAAGAAGCTGCATTTAAGGCAATGGATGAAGTTACGGGGCCGATACTGGCTATTACCTCAGTTCTCGCCGCTGTTTTTATCCCCACCGCATTTTTATCTGGTTTACAAGGGGAGTTTTATCGTCAATTCTCACTCACCATCGTCATTTCAACCATTATTTCAGCGATTAACTCACTGACGTTATCTCCCGCCCTTAGTGCAATTTTACTCAAACCACAGGGTAAAAACGTAAAAGCAGACTGGCTGACTCGCGTTATCAACGTAATATTTAGCCGCCTTTTTGCAAAATTTAATGTCTTCTTTAATACCTTGTCTAACAAATACGTTCAGATAGTCCGACGTTGTATCCGAGGAAGTCTGATTATTTTTGTATTGTATCTGGGGTTTGTTGGACTAACCGCATTAGGTTTTAAAGTGGTTCCTAATGGTTTTGTTCCCGCACAAGATAAATACTATTTAATCGGGGTTGCTCAATTACCTCCGGGTTCCTCTCTTGATCGTACCGAAGAGGTCGTCAAAGAGATGTCACGTCTTGCTCTCATGGAGCCTGGCGTTGAAAACGTAGTCGCATTCCCAGGACTCTCTGTGAATGGGCCTGTTAATTTACCTAACTCGGCCCTCATGTTTGCTATGCTCAAACCTTTTGATGAACGCACGGATCCCTCCCTCTCTGCGAACGCCATTGCAGATCGTTTGATGAAAAAATTCAGCCAAATACCCGATGGATTTGTAGGCATATTTCCGCCTCCCCCTGTTCCAGGATTAGGTTCAATGGGCGGCTTTAAGGTGCAAATTGAAGATAGGGCGGATCTAGGTTTTGAGGCTTTAGCACAAGTGCAAGAGCAAGTTCTCATGAAAGCGATGCAAGCACCTGAATTAACAGGGATGATGGCAAGTTTTCAAACTAATTCTCCACAAATCGATGTGGATATTGATCGGGAAAAAGCGAAATCTCAAGGCGTAACACTTACCGATATCTTTGATGCCTTACAAATCAATTTAGGTTCTCTCTACGTCAATGATTTCAATCGTTTTGGCCGCACTTATCGGGTTATTGTTCAAGCGGATACACCATTTAGAATGGATCCAAAGGATATTGAACTGATCAACGTTCGCAACCAACATGGAGAGATGATCCCACTCAGTGCATTAGTCACTATTACGCGTACCAATGGTCCAGATCGCGTGATCCACTATAATGGCTATCCTTCAGTTGATATCACTGGCAATGCAGCCCCAGGTTATACCTCTGGCCAAGCAACTGACGCAATGGAAAAAATCTTACGTGAAACATTACCAGAAGGAATGGATTTTGAATGGACGGATTTAACCTACCAAGAACAATTAGCGGGTAACTCTGCACTCTATATTTTCCCATTAGCGGTGCTATTTGCATTCTTAATACTCGCTGCTCAATACAACAGCTGGTCGTTACCGTTCTCTGTATTATTAATCGCCCCAATGGCACTGCTTTCAGCTATGACGGGAGTCTGGTTACTGGGTGGTGATAATAATATTTTCACGCAAATTGCCTTTATTGTGCTGGTAGGCCTTGCGGCGAAAAATGCTATTTTGATTGTTGAGTTCGCAATAGCCCAAGAGAAACAAGAAAAAGATCCGCTAACGGCCGTCTTGGAAGCGTCACACCTTCGATTACGCCCTATTTTAATGACATCCTTTGCCTTTATTGCAGGAGTTATTCCACTGGTCTTAGCGACTGGAGCAGGTTCTGAAATGCGGCAAGCAGTGGGGATCGCCGTCTTCTTTGGCATGTTAGGCGTCACTTTCTTCGGTTTACTATTAACGCCTGTATTTTATATGGCGATACGAAAACTAACGTCTAAAAAATCAGCCTAA
- a CDS encoding heavy metal translocating P-type ATPase, whose product MTTNISHSSVNRLSLPVEGMTCASCVGRVEKALNAVTNIETATVNLATERADITFKGQADPAAAVRAIESSGYKVREETTELAIEEMTCASCVGRVEKALSQISGVIEATVNLATERARIRHFSGAVTIDDLEAAIVQAGYKPRRLSETTTNANDQANERRENEERSLRRALFTAAIFTLPVFIIEMGSHFIPGIHHWVSENLGQQLNWYIQFVFATIVLFGPGLRFFQKGIPALLRAAPDMNSLVAVGTAAAYGYSVVATFIPQVLPVGTANVYFEAAVVIVTLILLGRTLEARAKGKTSQAIKRLVGLQAKTARVERDGKMIEIPLDQVMTNDIVFVRPGEKIPVDGEVIEGASYVDESMITGEPVPVSKEIGSEVVGGTINKTGAFSFRVTKIGSNTVLAQIIRLVEEAQGSKLPIQALVDKVTMWFVPAVMTGAVITFFIWLIFGPDPALTFALINAVAVLIIACPCAMGLATPTSIMVGTGRAAELGVLFRKGEALQALRDVTVVALDKTGTLTKGRPELTDLIPADGFEYDEVLSLVAAIETRSEHPIAEAIVTAANDKGLALAAIEEFEAVPGFGISAKVSGRAISVGADRFMKQLGLDVSHFQQSAQRLGEQGKSPLYAAIDGRLAAIIAVADPIKETTPEAINALHALGLRVAMITGDNAATAAAIAKQLGIDEVAAEVLPDGKVAALKQFRRNHNKVAFVGDGINDAPALAEADVGLAIGTGTDVAIEAADVVLMSGDLRGVVDAIALSQATIRNIKQNLFWAFAYNALLIPVAAGLLYPINGTLLSPILAAAAMALSSVFVLGNALRLKRFQAPMKDSATQ is encoded by the coding sequence ATGACAACGAATATATCTCACTCTTCCGTTAATAGGCTGAGTTTACCAGTAGAAGGCATGACCTGTGCATCCTGTGTTGGTCGTGTTGAAAAAGCATTAAACGCTGTCACGAATATTGAAACGGCAACCGTGAATTTAGCGACTGAGCGTGCAGACATCACGTTCAAAGGCCAAGCTGATCCGGCTGCGGCTGTTCGTGCAATAGAGAGTTCAGGTTATAAAGTCCGTGAAGAGACAACTGAATTAGCGATTGAAGAGATGACCTGTGCATCTTGTGTTGGTCGCGTTGAAAAAGCATTATCACAAATCTCCGGCGTTATTGAAGCGACTGTTAACTTGGCAACAGAACGCGCCCGCATTCGCCATTTCTCCGGCGCTGTCACTATCGATGATCTCGAAGCCGCGATAGTGCAAGCTGGTTATAAACCTCGTCGTCTGTCAGAAACAACGACTAATGCGAATGATCAAGCCAATGAACGTCGTGAGAATGAAGAGCGCTCGCTACGGCGTGCATTATTTACTGCTGCAATATTCACATTGCCAGTATTTATTATTGAAATGGGTTCACACTTTATTCCAGGTATTCATCATTGGGTATCGGAGAACCTTGGACAACAACTCAATTGGTATATCCAATTTGTCTTCGCGACCATTGTACTATTCGGCCCTGGTTTACGGTTTTTCCAAAAAGGGATTCCGGCACTATTACGTGCAGCGCCTGATATGAACTCACTTGTCGCTGTCGGTACAGCCGCTGCCTATGGCTATTCTGTGGTGGCCACCTTTATACCACAGGTGCTGCCTGTCGGGACGGCGAATGTATACTTTGAAGCGGCCGTCGTTATTGTGACCTTAATTCTGCTCGGTCGTACATTAGAAGCCCGCGCAAAAGGCAAAACCTCCCAAGCCATCAAACGTCTTGTTGGGCTACAAGCTAAAACGGCCCGTGTAGAACGTGATGGGAAAATGATTGAGATCCCGCTGGATCAGGTCATGACAAATGATATCGTTTTTGTGCGCCCAGGCGAGAAAATCCCTGTTGATGGTGAAGTCATTGAAGGGGCTTCTTATGTTGATGAAAGCATGATCACCGGTGAACCTGTACCTGTATCCAAAGAAATAGGCTCTGAGGTTGTTGGGGGCACCATCAATAAAACAGGCGCCTTTAGTTTCCGAGTGACTAAAATTGGTTCGAACACCGTATTAGCTCAGATCATTCGTTTAGTAGAAGAAGCGCAAGGCTCAAAACTACCTATTCAAGCATTAGTTGATAAGGTGACGATGTGGTTTGTTCCTGCGGTGATGACAGGCGCGGTGATCACCTTCTTCATTTGGCTTATTTTTGGTCCAGATCCAGCACTAACCTTTGCACTGATTAATGCTGTTGCTGTTTTAATTATCGCATGTCCATGTGCGATGGGGCTGGCAACACCAACCTCAATTATGGTCGGTACTGGACGAGCTGCTGAATTAGGTGTTCTATTTCGCAAAGGTGAAGCCTTACAAGCGCTGCGTGATGTAACAGTCGTCGCTCTTGATAAAACCGGAACATTAACGAAAGGTCGTCCAGAACTCACTGACCTGATCCCAGCTGACGGCTTTGAATATGATGAGGTTTTGTCCTTAGTTGCTGCCATCGAAACGCGCTCTGAACATCCGATAGCTGAAGCGATTGTGACTGCTGCAAACGACAAAGGTCTTGCACTGGCGGCTATAGAAGAGTTTGAAGCCGTTCCAGGATTTGGTATCTCGGCAAAAGTCAGTGGTCGTGCCATCTCTGTTGGTGCCGATCGCTTTATGAAACAGCTTGGATTGGATGTGAGTCACTTCCAGCAATCTGCGCAACGCCTAGGTGAACAAGGAAAAAGTCCACTCTACGCGGCTATTGATGGACGGTTAGCAGCAATTATCGCCGTTGCTGACCCAATTAAAGAAACAACGCCAGAAGCTATCAATGCATTACACGCTTTAGGGTTAAGAGTAGCAATGATCACCGGTGATAATGCTGCGACAGCCGCTGCTATCGCTAAACAGCTTGGCATTGATGAAGTGGCAGCGGAAGTCTTGCCAGATGGTAAGGTTGCAGCTTTAAAACAGTTTCGTCGTAATCACAATAAAGTCGCGTTTGTTGGCGATGGAATTAACGATGCACCTGCACTTGCCGAAGCCGATGTTGGATTAGCAATCGGTACAGGAACAGATGTCGCTATTGAAGCTGCGGATGTTGTATTGATGTCTGGGGATCTACGTGGTGTTGTCGATGCAATTGCATTAAGCCAAGCAACTATCCGCAACATCAAACAGAACCTGTTTTGGGCCTTTGCTTACAATGCGCTATTGATCCCTGTGGCGGCAGGCTTGCTCTATCCAATTAACGGTACCCTGCTTTCACCTATTCTGGCTGCGGCAGCAATGGCACTTTCCAGTGTCTTCGTATTGGGTAATGCCTTACGCCTAAAACGCTTTCAAGCACCAATGAAAGATAGCGCCACTCAATAA
- a CDS encoding glutaredoxin family protein, with protein MTLTSQPPILIYTTPTCPDCKLLKEWLVKEQLSFEERDLTDPQIMAEAKARTGVRVAPITLIGEHIFYGTFSSQKPSIMAILKQATTKN; from the coding sequence ATGACGCTCACATCACAACCGCCAATTCTGATTTATACCACACCAACGTGCCCTGACTGCAAATTGCTCAAAGAGTGGTTGGTGAAAGAACAACTCTCATTTGAAGAGCGCGACCTGACAGACCCGCAAATAATGGCAGAAGCCAAAGCTCGAACGGGTGTACGCGTCGCACCGATTACCCTCATTGGTGAGCATATCTTTTATGGCACTTTTTCATCGCAAAAACCGAGCATTATGGCGATTCTTAAACAAGCGACAACAAAGAACTAG
- the cueR gene encoding Cu(I)-responsive transcriptional regulator: protein MNIGQAAKLSGISAKMIRYYEQTGLLPKAKRTTAGYRYYNQSDVNSLNLIRRARSLGFSTEQISVLLCLWRNRERASADVKNMALTHLSELKRKIHELQGIANTLEALTRHCHGNDDPDCPIIENLVNSHEYLETQEVKKGLFGNFPAHSVKTD from the coding sequence ATGAATATTGGTCAAGCAGCCAAACTTTCTGGTATCTCAGCAAAAATGATCCGTTATTACGAACAGACGGGCTTGCTCCCCAAAGCAAAGCGCACAACCGCAGGGTATCGCTATTACAACCAATCGGACGTTAATAGCCTGAATCTTATTCGCCGTGCGCGTTCGCTAGGTTTCTCAACCGAGCAGATTTCAGTTTTATTGTGCCTATGGCGCAATAGAGAGCGTGCTAGCGCCGATGTTAAAAATATGGCACTAACACACCTTTCTGAATTAAAAAGAAAGATTCATGAGCTGCAAGGTATCGCAAATACGCTTGAAGCTCTCACTCGACACTGCCATGGTAATGATGATCCTGATTGCCCGATTATTGAAAATTTAGTTAATTCACATGAATACCTTGAAACCCAAGAGGTCAAAAAGGGGCTGTTTGGCAATTTTCCCGCGCATTCAGTAAAAACTGATTGA
- a CDS encoding heavy-metal-associated domain-containing protein: MISLTIPKMACGGCAKSITKIILDIDGNAQVNADPSTKKVQITSNMEESIFRTALSTAGYPADPE, from the coding sequence ATGATAAGTCTTACAATACCGAAAATGGCATGTGGCGGCTGCGCTAAATCAATCACAAAAATCATTTTGGATATTGATGGCAATGCGCAAGTGAACGCCGATCCCTCAACAAAAAAAGTGCAGATCACCAGCAATATGGAAGAAAGTATTTTCCGTACAGCCCTCAGTACGGCGGGATATCCAGCAGATCCAGAATAA
- the rraB gene encoding ribonuclease E inhibitor RraB: MVDKAELEAQYEETRLIIEELLEDGSDPDALYAIEHHFSADNFELLEKAAVEAFKLGYEVTDAEELEVENGVTLMCCDVISESALNAELIDAQVEQLMKLAEKLGINYDGWGTYFEDPDAEYDDEEGDDDEGDRIH, encoded by the coding sequence ATGGTGGATAAAGCTGAATTAGAGGCTCAATACGAAGAAACTCGTCTAATTATAGAAGAATTACTGGAAGATGGCAGTGATCCTGATGCATTGTATGCAATTGAACACCATTTCTCTGCTGATAATTTTGAATTATTAGAAAAAGCAGCCGTAGAAGCTTTTAAATTAGGTTATGAAGTCACTGATGCGGAAGAGTTGGAAGTTGAAAACGGTGTGACGCTGATGTGCTGTGATGTGATTAGTGAGAGTGCATTAAACGCAGAGCTGATAGATGCTCAAGTTGAACAACTGATGAAATTGGCTGAAAAACTCGGAATCAACTATGACGGCTGGGGAACTTATTTCGAAGATCCTGATGCTGAATATGATGATGAAGAAGGTGATGACGACGAAGGTGATCGAATCCACTAA